The genomic DNA TCACCGAAACCTTCCCGCCGGAGATCAACGGGGTGGCCAATACCCTTGGCCGCCTGTGTGACGGTTTGCGCGCGCGGGGCCATCAAGTCGAGCTGGTGCGCCCCCGCCAGGGCGCCGACCAGACCCGCCCCAGCGATGATGAATTGCTGCTGTGCCGCGGCTGGCCGCTGCCGGGTTACCCTGGGTTGCAATGGGGGCAGTCGTCGATGCACAAGCTGTTGCGCCGCTGGACCCGTCAGCGCCCGGACGTGCTGTACATCGCCACCGAAGGGCCGCTGGGGTTGTCTGCGTTGCGTGCGGCGCGGCGTCTGGGAATCAGTGTGGTCAGCGGGTTTCATACCAACTTCCAGCAATATTCGAATCAATATGGCTTGAGCCTGCTGAGCCGTGTGGTCACCCATTACCTGCGCTGGTTTCACAACCGTTCGACCCTGACCCTGGTGCCGAGCGCCAGCCAGCGCCTGGAGCTGGAGCGTCGCAGTTTCGAACGCCTGGGCATGCTGGCCCGCGGCGTGGACAGCCAATTGTTTCACCCGGCCAAGCGCGACAGCGCGCTGCGCACAAGCTGGGCGTTGAACGACGAGCAGACCGCCGTGCTGTATGTGGGCCGGCTGGCCCAGGAAAAAAACCTGGGGCTGCTCAAGCGTTGCTTCGAAACCCTGCAGGACACCTACCCGCTGCGCCAGATGAAACTGATCATCGTCGGCGACGGCCCGCAACGTGCCGTGCTGGAAAAGGAACTGCCGGAAGCGGTTTTCTGCGGCACTTTGCGCGGTGAGGAACTGGCGCGGCATTACGCCTCGGGGGATGTGTTCCTGTTCCCCAGCCTGACCGAAACCTTTGGCAACGTGGTGCTCGAAGCCATGGCGTCAGGGTTGGGTGTGGTGGCTTACGACCAGGCGGCCGCGACCCAGCATATTCGCCATGGCTACAACGGCGTGCTGGCGATGCCGGGGGATGAGGATGCGTTTTGCGATGCAGCCAATTGGTTGCTGGAAGACGCGGAAAGTTTGCGTCGCATGCGCCTGAACGCCCGCCAACACGCGAGTCGCCAGGGCTGGCCGGCGATTATCGAGCAGTTTGAACGGCAGTTGCGTGGGGTATGCGGCGAGCAGCCGGTGATTGCAGGGCAGTCGCGCTTGATCTGACGCAGGTGTTGGCCGTCAGATCGCCATCGCGGGCAAGCCCGGCGCCCACAGGGAAATGCGTTCCACTGTGGGAGCCGGGCTTGCCCGCGATGGCGTCAAACCTGTCTCTGCTTACACCAGGCTCGTCAACGCCTCACGACTGAACGGCAGAATGTCGCCTTCACGACCTTCGCGCACCTTCACGGCCCAATCCGGGTCCACCAGCAGCGCACGGCCCACGGCCACCAGGTCGAACTCGTCGTTGTTCAGGCGCTCCAGCAGTTTTTCCAGGCTCGCCGGTTGCGCCACCTTGTCGGTGTTGACCATGAACTGCAGGAACTCGCCATCGAGGCCGACGCTGCCCACGGTGATGGTCGGCTTGCCGGTGAGTTTGCGCGTCCAGCCGGCCAGGTTGAGGTCGGAGCCTTCGAATTCCGGCTCCCAGAAACGACGGGTGGAGCAATGGAAAATATCCACACCGGCGTCGGCCAACGGTTTGAGGAATTCCCCCAAG from Pseudomonas tolaasii NCPPB 2192 includes the following:
- a CDS encoding glycosyltransferase family 4 protein; the protein is MTTASLHITLITETFPPEINGVANTLGRLCDGLRARGHQVELVRPRQGADQTRPSDDELLLCRGWPLPGYPGLQWGQSSMHKLLRRWTRQRPDVLYIATEGPLGLSALRAARRLGISVVSGFHTNFQQYSNQYGLSLLSRVVTHYLRWFHNRSTLTLVPSASQRLELERRSFERLGMLARGVDSQLFHPAKRDSALRTSWALNDEQTAVLYVGRLAQEKNLGLLKRCFETLQDTYPLRQMKLIIVGDGPQRAVLEKELPEAVFCGTLRGEELARHYASGDVFLFPSLTETFGNVVLEAMASGLGVVAYDQAAATQHIRHGYNGVLAMPGDEDAFCDAANWLLEDAESLRRMRLNARQHASRQGWPAIIEQFERQLRGVCGEQPVIAGQSRLI